The Carcharodon carcharias isolate sCarCar2 chromosome 23, sCarCar2.pri, whole genome shotgun sequence genome has a window encoding:
- the kpnb1 gene encoding importin subunit beta-1: MRFVNMELITILEKTVSPDRNELEAAQKFLEQAAVENLPTFLVELSKVLANPGNSQVARIAAGLQIKNSLTSKDLDVKTQYQQRWLAIDTNARREIKTFVLQTLGTETYRPSSASQCVAGIACAEIPVVQWPELIPHLVANVTNPNSTEHMKEATLEAIGYICQDIDPEQLQDKSNEILTAIIQGMRKEEPSNNVKLAATNALLNSLEFTKANFDKESERHFIMQVVCEATQCPDTRVRVAALQNLVKIMSLYYQYMETYMGPALFAITIEAMKSDIDEVALQGIEFWSNVCDEEMDLAIEASEAAEQGRPPEHTSKFYAKGALQYLVPILTQTLTKQDENDDDDDWNPCKAAGVCLMLLATCCEDDIVPHILPFIKEHIKNPDWRYRDAAVMAFGSILEGPEPNQLKPLVIQAMPTLIELMKDPSVVVRDTTAWTVGRICELLPEAAINDMYLTPLLQCLIEGLGAEPRVASNVCWAFSSLAEAAYEAADVADDQEEPATYCLSSSFELIVQKLLETTDRPDGHQNNLRSAAYEALMEIVKNSAKDCYPAVQKTTLVIMERLQQVLQMESHIQSTSDRIQYNDLQSLLCATLQNVLRKVQHQDALQISDVVMASLLRMFQSTAGSGGVQEDALMAVSTLVEVLGSEFLKYMDAFKPYLGIGLKNYAEYQVCLAAVGLVGDLCRALQSNMLPFCDEMMQLLLENLGNENVHRSVKPQILSVFGDIALAIAGEFKKYLDIVLDTLQQASQAQVDKTDYDMVDYLNELREGCLEAYTGIIQGLKGDQENVHPDVMLVQPRVEFILSFIDHIARDEDHTDGVVACAAGLIGDLCTAFGKDVLKLVEARPMIHELLTEGRRSKTNKTKTLATWATKELRKLKNQA; this comes from the exons ATGAGATTCGTTAACATGGAGCTTATCACAATTTTAGAGAAAACCGTCTCTCCAG aTCGCAATGAGCTGGAGGCAGCGCAGAAGTTTCTGGAACAGGCGGCTGTTGAGAATTTG CCTACTTTCTTGGTGGAACTCTCAAAAGTACTAGCAAATCCAGGAAACAGTCAAGTTGCCCGAATTGCAGCTGGTCTACAAATCAAAAATTCCCTGACGTCcaaggaccttgatgtcaagacACAATATCAGCAAAGGTGGCTGGCAATTGACACCAACGCTCGTCGAGAAATaaaaaccttt GTCTTGCAAACTCTGGGCACAGAGACCTACAGGCCCAGTTCTGcatctcagtgtgttgcaggaaTTGCGTGTGCAGAGATCCCTGTTGTTCAATGGCCGGAACTCATTCCTCACCTGGTTGCAAACGTTACAAACCCCAATAGCACTGAACATATGAAAGAGGCTACTTTGGAAGCTATTGGTTATATATGCCAGGATATA GATCCTGAGCAACTACAAGACAAATCAAATGAAATCCTTACTGCAATTATTCAAGGGATGCGGAAGGAGGAGCCCAGTAATAATGTGAAGTTAGCTGCAACCAATGCACTGCTCAACTCCTTGGAATTCACCAAAGCTAACTTTGACAAAGAG TCTGAAAGGCACTTTATTATGCAAGTAGTTTGTGAAGCAACCCAGTGTCCTGATACAAGG GTACGAGTTGCTGCCTTGCAAAACTTGGTGAAAATTATGTCCCTTTATTACCAATATATGGAGACGTATATGGGCCCTGCTCTTTTTGCT ATTACCATTGAAGCTATGAAGAGTGATATTGATGAGGTGGCCCTACAAGGAATTGAATTCTGGTCCAATGTTTGTGATGAGGAAATGGATCTTGCTATTGAAGCTTCAGAG GCAGCAGAACAGGGAAGACCTCCTGAACACACAAGTAAATTCTATGCCAAGGGGGCACTGCAGTACTTGGTACCCATTCTTACCCAGACACTGACTAAACAG GATGAAAATGATGACGATGACGACTGGAATCCATGCAAAGCTGCTGGTGTTTGTCTCATGCTGCTGGCAACTTGCTGTGAGGATGACATTGTTCCACACATACTTCCATTTATCAAGGAGCATATCAAAAATCCGGACTGGAGGTACAGAGATGCAGCAGTGATGGCGTTTGGCTCTATTCTAGAAGGACCAGAACCCAATCAACTAAAACCACTAGTGATACAG GCTATGCCCACACTGATAGAGCTAATGAAAGATCCTAGTGTTGTGGTTCGGGATACTACAGCCTGGACAGTGGGTCGAATTTGTGAGTTGCTTCCTGAGGCTGCCATCAATGACATGTACTTGACCCCTCTACTGCAATGTCTCATTGAAGGTCTGGGAGCTGAACCTCGAGTGGCTTCTAATGTTTGCTGG GCATTCTCCAGTTTAGCAGAAGCTGCTTATGAAGCTGCAGATGTGGCAGATGATCAGGAAGAACCTGCAACATATTGTCTGTCGTCATCATTTGAATTGATAGTTCAGAAGCTATTAGAAACTACTGACCG GCCTGATGGGCACCAGAATAACTTGAGGAGTGCTGCATATGAGGCACTGATGGAGATAGTCAAGAACAGTGCCAAAGATTGTTACCCAGCAGTGCAGAAAACAACTCTGGTTATCATGGAAAGGCTACAGCAAGTATTACAAATGGAG TCTCATATTCAAAGTACCTCGGACAGAATTCAATACAATGATCTTCAGTCTCTGCTGTGTGCTACCTTACAG AATGTACTGCGGAAGGTCCAGCACCAGGATGCACTGCAGATTTCAGATGTGGTGATGGCATCACTGCTCAGGATGTTCCAGAGCACTGCTGGCTCCGGAGGTGTGCAGGAAGATGCCCTCATGGCTGTCAGCACTCTAGTTGAAG TACTAGGTTCAGAGTTTTTGAAGTACATGGACGCCTTCAAACCATATCTAGGGATTGGACTGAAGAATTATGCAGAATATCAG GTTTGTCTTGCGGCAGTAGGTCTAGTGGGTGACCTGTGCAGAGCACTGCAGTCTAATATGCTACCTTTCTGTGACGAAATGATGCAACTCTTGCTGGAGAATCTGGGG aatgaaaatgtcCACCGATCTGTTAAGCCACAGATTCTGTCTGTGTTTGGGGATATTGCCCTTGCTATTGCAGGAGAATTTAAGAAGTATCTCGATATTGTCCTGGATACCCTTCAGCAGGCTTCACAGGCCCAAGTAGACAAA ACAGATTATGATATGGTGGATTACCTGAACGAACTAAGAGAAGGTTGTCTGGAGGCATATACTGGCATTATTCAGGGCCTGAAGGGTGACCAAGAGAATGTACATC CTGATGTGATGTTGGTGCAACCAAGAGTAGAATTCATTCTCTCCTTTATCGATCACATTGCACGAGATGAAGATCATACAGATGGGGTAGTAGCCTGTGCAGCTGGACTGATAGG AGATTTGTGTACAGCTTTTGGGAAGGACGTACTGAAATTAGTTGAAGCCAGGCCTATGATTCATGAATTATTGACTGAAGGAAGACGATCAAAAACAAACAAAACTAAAACTTTGGCTACATGGGCTACTAAAGAGCTTCGAAAACTGAAAAATCAAGCTTG A